A window of the Halobacterium hubeiense genome harbors these coding sequences:
- a CDS encoding MFS transporter, which yields MGDLNYPRRDESNAAAGRAGRVRNLRGSDPTVRDAYRHPRPRRRPRAPESRPVGPRREWRSPNIARDGVPTARGLVHSILPVTVERRTRMPGDRSVDPRAPFRQLLSMERDVLVLSAAMFAFSLGFQMTSRYVPRYMSVLGAGAGVIGLYGSLGNLVSAVYPYPGGAVSDRLGSRRALTAFGLVSALGFLFWLLAPRLDVLRVGPLAVPPWAWIFVGLFLTQAWKSFGLGATFAVVKQSVPSDELAAGFASTETFRRVGFLVGPLLASVLIASAGDFTLGFQWVLAAAVAFAVAGTAVQHVYYDPAGDSIGDEFEGVRQVLDDLRGLPAELRPLLVADVLVRFANGMAYVFFVIVVTEFLGVGFTGFGVSLSPDAFFGVLLAVEMLVALLSMLPVSRLAERVGLKPVIAVGFAVYAAFPVLLVNAPADQWALVALFAFSGLRFAGLPAHKAMIVGPAEKEAGGRVTGTYYLVRNAVGIPSTAVGGAIYAFSPTLSFTLATVVGLLGTGYYLAFGREFAAYA from the coding sequence ATGGGTGACCTGAACTACCCGCGGCGGGACGAGTCGAACGCGGCCGCGGGCCGAGCCGGTCGAGTCCGGAATCTACGGGGGTCGGACCCGACAGTGCGGGACGCGTACCGACACCCGAGGCCGCGACGCCGCCCACGGGCGCCCGAGAGCCGCCCTGTCGGTCCTCGTCGGGAGTGGAGGAGCCCGAACATAGCCCGAGACGGAGTGCCGACGGCGCGGGGACTCGTCCACAGTATTTTGCCGGTCACCGTCGAACGCCGCACACGAATGCCCGGCGACCGCTCCGTGGACCCGCGCGCGCCCTTCCGGCAGCTGCTGTCGATGGAGCGGGACGTGCTCGTGCTCTCCGCGGCGATGTTCGCGTTCAGCCTCGGCTTCCAGATGACCAGCCGGTACGTGCCGCGCTACATGAGCGTGCTCGGCGCGGGCGCCGGTGTCATCGGGCTCTACGGCAGCCTCGGCAACCTCGTCAGCGCCGTCTACCCGTACCCGGGCGGCGCGGTCTCCGACCGCCTCGGCTCGCGGCGGGCGCTCACGGCGTTCGGCCTCGTCTCCGCGCTCGGGTTCCTGTTCTGGCTGCTCGCGCCGCGGCTCGACGTCCTCCGCGTCGGCCCGCTCGCGGTGCCGCCGTGGGCGTGGATTTTCGTCGGCCTGTTCCTCACGCAGGCGTGGAAGTCCTTCGGCCTCGGCGCGACGTTCGCGGTCGTCAAACAGAGCGTCCCGAGCGACGAGCTCGCCGCCGGCTTCGCCAGCACGGAGACGTTCCGCCGCGTCGGCTTCCTCGTCGGCCCGCTGCTCGCGTCGGTGCTCATCGCGTCCGCCGGCGACTTCACGCTCGGCTTCCAGTGGGTGCTGGCCGCGGCTGTCGCGTTCGCCGTCGCCGGCACCGCAGTCCAGCACGTCTACTACGACCCCGCGGGCGACAGCATCGGCGACGAGTTCGAGGGCGTCCGGCAGGTCCTCGACGACCTCCGCGGGCTCCCCGCGGAACTCCGGCCGCTGCTCGTCGCGGACGTGCTCGTGCGGTTCGCCAACGGGATGGCGTACGTGTTCTTCGTCATCGTCGTCACGGAGTTCCTCGGCGTCGGCTTCACGGGCTTCGGCGTCTCCCTGAGCCCGGACGCGTTCTTCGGCGTGCTGCTCGCCGTCGAGATGCTGGTCGCCCTGCTGTCGATGCTGCCGGTCTCCCGGCTGGCCGAGCGCGTCGGCCTCAAGCCCGTCATCGCGGTCGGGTTCGCGGTCTACGCGGCGTTCCCCGTCCTGCTCGTCAACGCGCCCGCCGACCAGTGGGCGCTCGTCGCGCTGTTCGCGTTCTCCGGGCTGCGGTTCGCGGGTCTCCCCGCGCACAAGGCGATGATTGTCGGGCCGGCGGAGAAAGAGGCGGGCGGCCGCGTCACCGGGACGTACTACCTCGTGCGGAACGCGGTCGGCATCCCGAGTACGGCCGTCGGCGGCGCAATCTATGCGTTCTCGCCGACGCTGTCGTTCACGCTCGCGACCGTCGTCGGCCTGCTCGGCACGGGCTACTACCTCGCGTTCGGCCGCGAGTTCGCCGCGTACGCCTAG
- a CDS encoding iron transporter, whose amino-acid sequence MRRRRFLALGSLASSALLAGCVSDTTDDATTEPPATTTAATTAEKPDGVYVQSFEEQMAMQGTTTVGDYTVALLFTVPHTFWTLVNRDVSKTEKTAEDDIHLMAVVWDDETDTVVPAAAVSVELERGEFLQQEVLYPMLSQPMGSHYGDNFALDGDGTYDATVSIGAVAGRKTGAFEGRFESVESAEMTVEFTEETRARVGATPIEEAGEPGALAPRDTSYPKSIAPAPDDLPGTVRGTAAIDDAYYVVTDLASAERVGEPEQAYLAVSARTRYNGYELSSMALDATLVRDGETLYDDTLSRTLSPDLGLHLSAAVPSVESGDELTLSVRQPPQVGRHEGYETAFLDTESVTLTL is encoded by the coding sequence ATGCGCCGCCGACGGTTCCTCGCGCTCGGGTCGCTCGCCTCCTCCGCCCTCCTCGCCGGCTGCGTGAGCGACACCACCGACGACGCCACGACAGAACCGCCCGCGACGACCACCGCAGCGACGACCGCCGAGAAGCCCGACGGGGTCTACGTCCAGTCCTTCGAGGAGCAGATGGCGATGCAGGGGACGACGACCGTCGGCGACTACACGGTCGCCCTGCTGTTCACGGTGCCGCACACGTTCTGGACGCTGGTCAACCGTGACGTCTCGAAGACCGAGAAGACCGCCGAGGACGACATCCACCTGATGGCGGTCGTCTGGGACGACGAGACCGACACCGTGGTGCCGGCCGCGGCCGTCTCCGTGGAGCTGGAACGCGGCGAGTTCCTCCAGCAGGAAGTGCTGTACCCGATGCTCTCTCAGCCGATGGGCTCGCACTACGGCGACAACTTCGCGCTCGACGGCGACGGCACGTACGACGCGACCGTCTCCATCGGCGCCGTCGCCGGGCGCAAGACCGGCGCCTTCGAGGGGCGCTTCGAGAGCGTCGAGAGTGCCGAGATGACCGTGGAGTTCACGGAGGAGACGCGCGCCCGAGTCGGCGCCACGCCAATCGAGGAAGCCGGCGAGCCGGGCGCACTCGCGCCCCGAGACACCAGCTACCCGAAGTCGATTGCGCCCGCGCCCGACGACCTCCCAGGGACCGTCCGGGGCACCGCGGCCATCGACGACGCCTACTACGTCGTGACCGACCTCGCGTCCGCCGAGCGCGTCGGCGAGCCCGAGCAGGCGTACCTCGCGGTGTCGGCGCGCACCCGGTACAACGGCTACGAGCTCTCCTCGATGGCGCTGGACGCGACACTGGTTCGGGACGGCGAGACGCTGTACGACGACACGCTGTCGCGCACGCTCAGCCCGGACCTCGGCCTCCACCTCAGCGCCGCGGTGCCGAGCGTCGAATCGGGGGACGAGCTCACGCTGTCGGTGCGCCAGCCGCCGCAAGTGGGCCGCCACGAGGGCTACGAGACCGCGTTCCTCGACACCGAGTCGGTGACGCTGACGCTCTAG
- a CDS encoding DUF7282 domain-containing protein, with protein sequence MRRAALAALLALALVASAAPVAAHGNHVEVDSQHSADGTVVVEAVRPLTDGFVVLHRATDDGDIGDPVGHRAVDFDDGFQQNLAVEMDDDAWADWPANGSLWVVFHADSDGDGEFDPGTDERASAFGATTGQSVTLAKTDRPANVVAERAQAQQTATATATVDAATLPEDGFLVLRTESGTEERVVGSKALDAGTHENVTLDVSPDVFTENQSTVGLYAQLYGDDGDGEFDAGDRLVRAGDSPVSTYFLVWQVDEVSATTDGPVVQTPGDGGDVVTPTETSEATTSESATSESATSVPGYGVVHALAALALAAVLLGRR encoded by the coding sequence ATGCGACGCGCCGCCCTCGCCGCCCTCCTCGCGCTCGCGCTCGTGGCCTCGGCCGCCCCGGTCGCCGCGCACGGCAACCACGTCGAGGTCGACAGCCAGCACTCCGCGGACGGCACCGTCGTCGTGGAGGCCGTCCGCCCGCTCACGGACGGCTTCGTCGTCCTCCACCGCGCGACCGACGACGGCGACATCGGCGACCCCGTGGGCCACAGAGCGGTCGACTTCGACGACGGCTTCCAGCAGAACCTCGCCGTCGAGATGGACGACGACGCGTGGGCGGACTGGCCCGCGAACGGGTCGCTGTGGGTGGTCTTTCACGCGGACAGCGACGGCGACGGCGAGTTCGACCCCGGCACCGACGAGCGCGCGTCGGCGTTCGGCGCGACGACCGGCCAGTCGGTGACGCTCGCCAAGACTGACCGGCCGGCGAACGTCGTCGCCGAGCGCGCGCAAGCCCAGCAGACGGCGACCGCCACCGCGACCGTCGACGCCGCCACGCTCCCCGAGGACGGCTTCCTCGTGCTCCGCACCGAGTCGGGCACCGAGGAACGCGTCGTCGGCTCGAAAGCGCTCGACGCCGGCACCCACGAGAACGTCACCCTCGACGTCAGCCCCGATGTCTTCACCGAGAACCAATCGACGGTCGGGCTGTACGCGCAACTCTACGGCGACGACGGCGACGGCGAGTTCGACGCGGGCGACCGTCTCGTGCGCGCCGGCGACAGCCCCGTGAGCACGTACTTCCTCGTCTGGCAGGTCGACGAGGTGTCCGCGACGACCGACGGCCCGGTCGTCCAGACGCCCGGCGACGGCGGCGACGTGGTCACGCCCACCGAGACCAGCGAGGCGACGACCAGCGAGTCCGCGACGAGCGAATCCGCCACGAGCGTCCCCGGCTACGGCGTCGTCCACGCGCTCGCGGCGCTCGCGCTCGCGGCCGTCCTGCTCGGCCGCCGGTAG
- a CDS encoding putative quinol monooxygenase translates to MIVLHATFPIDPERREDALDLAEHLVEESNREDGVVDYRAAVDVQDENRIRFFEQYEDAAAVEAHEESDHFQRFEEALPELLAGEPDVRQFEVSDVTDVEL, encoded by the coding sequence ATGATTGTACTCCACGCCACGTTCCCCATCGACCCCGAGCGCCGCGAGGACGCCCTCGACCTCGCGGAGCACCTCGTCGAGGAGTCCAACCGCGAGGACGGCGTCGTCGACTACCGCGCGGCCGTCGACGTGCAGGACGAGAACCGGATTCGGTTCTTCGAGCAGTACGAGGACGCGGCCGCCGTCGAAGCCCACGAGGAGAGCGACCACTTCCAGCGATTCGAGGAAGCGCTCCCCGAGCTACTGGCCGGCGAGCCCGACGTCCGGCAGTTCGAGGTCAGCGACGTCACCGACGTCGAACTGTAG
- a CDS encoding DUF7405 family protein: protein MPPADRSRRDVLKAAVAAGSTAALAACVDLARDDAPPRGDAAAKPARQHAWNDHVRTDEYGNVELPRHQSLLYLSLDRDGPPTASARETVERALATLDEAYEWSSDGLLFSVGYSPAYFRRFDAALPESVDLPDPEPLSPFEDPVFDTQDALVHLASDRADVVLEAEHALTGRTETANGVSVEAALTDVLTVDSRRTGFVGAGMPAERQDADGVPDSEPVPEDAPLFMGFTAGFRENQASEDRVTIQTGPFAGGTTKVVANLRQRLDDWYGEQDYDERVMELFSPGHAADDLVAGVGDNLGANSRVDDYVDDIETHAREYGRVGHAQKAARANRDGDGSVRVLRRHFESTDDVGSDRAVASLHFPSLQREISTFEEVRRAMNGTDVTEATPAVRQRVNNGILEYIFVRRRGYFLVPPRESRALPEPNP, encoded by the coding sequence ATGCCGCCCGCCGACCGGTCGCGCCGCGACGTGTTGAAGGCCGCCGTCGCCGCCGGCTCGACGGCCGCGCTCGCCGCGTGCGTGGACCTCGCGCGCGACGACGCCCCGCCGCGCGGTGACGCCGCCGCCAAGCCCGCGCGTCAGCACGCGTGGAACGACCACGTCCGCACCGACGAGTACGGGAACGTCGAACTGCCGCGCCACCAGAGCTTACTCTACCTCTCGCTGGACCGCGACGGCCCGCCCACGGCATCGGCCCGCGAGACCGTCGAGCGCGCGCTCGCCACCCTCGACGAGGCCTATGAGTGGTCCAGCGACGGCCTGCTGTTCTCCGTCGGGTACTCGCCGGCGTACTTCCGGCGCTTCGACGCCGCCCTCCCCGAGTCCGTGGACCTCCCCGACCCGGAGCCGCTGTCGCCGTTCGAGGACCCGGTCTTCGACACGCAGGACGCGCTCGTCCACCTCGCCAGCGACCGCGCGGACGTCGTCCTCGAAGCCGAGCACGCGCTCACGGGACGAACCGAGACGGCGAACGGTGTGAGCGTCGAGGCGGCGCTGACCGACGTGCTGACCGTCGATTCGCGCCGGACCGGCTTCGTCGGCGCGGGGATGCCCGCCGAGCGACAGGACGCCGACGGCGTCCCCGACTCGGAGCCGGTGCCCGAGGACGCGCCGCTGTTCATGGGGTTCACGGCTGGCTTCCGGGAGAATCAGGCCAGCGAGGACCGCGTCACCATCCAGACGGGACCGTTCGCTGGCGGCACCACGAAGGTCGTCGCGAACCTCCGCCAGCGCCTCGACGACTGGTACGGCGAACAGGACTACGACGAGCGCGTGATGGAGCTGTTCAGCCCCGGCCACGCCGCCGACGACCTCGTGGCGGGCGTCGGGGACAACCTCGGCGCGAACAGCCGCGTGGACGACTACGTGGACGACATCGAAACGCACGCCCGGGAGTACGGCCGCGTCGGACACGCGCAGAAGGCGGCTCGCGCGAACCGGGACGGCGACGGCAGCGTGCGCGTGCTGCGCCGGCACTTCGAGTCAACCGACGACGTCGGCTCCGACCGCGCCGTCGCGAGCCTCCACTTTCCGTCGCTCCAGCGCGAGATTTCGACGTTCGAGGAGGTGCGCCGTGCGATGAACGGCACGGACGTGACCGAGGCGACGCCGGCTGTCCGCCAGCGCGTCAACAACGGCATCTTGGAGTATATCTTCGTGCGGCGGCGCGGCTACTTCCTCGTGCCGCCCCGGGAGTCCCGGGCGCTCCCGGAGCCGAACCCGTGA
- a CDS encoding ABC transporter permease has product MSAEGQQRASGNGFARDTWINLKRWVLKTTRNPFVMTASLLNPIIFLVLFTEVFGQITGGAISQSLGTDASYVTYLVPAIVVQTSLIAATTSGIGLVEDIESGMFEKVLVSPMHRGAVFLGKSLSEVLRIVVQTTIILVLGYVLLYVDSGASFHEYVATGWLGLAGIVAVGIVFSVWFTAFSNVMALFTRDQESTILAVNLLQFPLLFLSSAFLPLDILPGWVQTVAALNPITYGVDAARALMFGQDVMTVIEVTGFGGMWNTLVPALAVLAVLDLVLGAVAVRFLNRASSSSVQ; this is encoded by the coding sequence ATGAGCGCCGAGGGCCAGCAGCGGGCGTCCGGGAACGGCTTCGCGCGGGACACGTGGATCAACCTCAAGCGGTGGGTGTTGAAGACGACGCGGAACCCGTTCGTGATGACCGCCTCCCTGCTGAACCCCATCATCTTCCTCGTGCTGTTCACGGAGGTGTTCGGCCAGATTACCGGCGGCGCCATCAGTCAGAGCCTCGGCACGGACGCCAGCTACGTCACGTACCTCGTGCCCGCCATCGTCGTGCAGACGTCGCTCATCGCCGCCACCACCTCCGGCATCGGCCTCGTCGAGGACATCGAGAGCGGGATGTTCGAGAAGGTGCTGGTGTCGCCGATGCACCGGGGCGCGGTGTTCCTCGGGAAGTCCCTCTCGGAGGTGTTGCGCATCGTCGTCCAGACCACCATCATCCTCGTGCTCGGCTACGTCCTGCTGTACGTCGACTCGGGCGCGTCGTTCCACGAGTACGTCGCCACCGGCTGGCTGGGACTGGCCGGCATCGTCGCCGTCGGCATCGTGTTCTCGGTGTGGTTCACGGCGTTCTCGAACGTGATGGCGCTTTTCACCCGCGACCAGGAATCCACGATTCTCGCGGTGAATCTCCTGCAGTTCCCGCTGCTCTTTCTCTCCAGCGCGTTCCTCCCGCTGGACATCCTCCCGGGGTGGGTGCAGACGGTCGCCGCCCTCAACCCCATCACGTACGGCGTCGACGCGGCGCGCGCGCTGATGTTCGGCCAGGACGTGATGACCGTCATCGAGGTCACCGGCTTCGGCGGGATGTGGAACACGCTCGTCCCGGCGCTGGCCGTGCTGGCGGTGCTCGACCTCGTGCTGGGCGCTGTCGCGGTCCGCTTCCTGAACCGGGCGTCCAGTTCGAGCGTCCAGTAG
- a CDS encoding ABC transporter ATP-binding protein — protein MNAIDAQHVQLTYADGTEAVTDVSLEIPEGEFFGFLGANGAGKTTTIKVLVTLLEPTAGSVTVNGHDVETEPRAVRESIGYMAQETSIDGELTARENVRFACEAYGVSADGRSERIEELLDLVDLADVADKQAKDFSGGMKKRLDVATALVHEPPIVFLDEPTTGLDPKARNRLWEYFERINERGTTVFLTTQYLEEADQLCDRLSVIRGGEIVASGSPDELKRRIGGAVLDVEFADADDETLERAREVAADAGVFEDADVEVTDDGLSVRSASARRHGTDLLVALNDAGFSVTGFNVRDPTLDDVFLAITGEGLDEGEDAAEAEVAE, from the coding sequence GTGAACGCAATCGACGCCCAGCACGTGCAACTGACCTACGCGGACGGAACGGAGGCCGTCACCGACGTCTCGCTGGAGATTCCCGAGGGCGAGTTCTTCGGGTTCCTCGGCGCGAACGGCGCGGGGAAGACCACGACCATCAAGGTGCTCGTGACGCTCCTCGAACCGACGGCCGGCAGCGTCACGGTCAACGGTCACGACGTCGAGACCGAGCCGCGGGCCGTCCGGGAGTCCATCGGCTACATGGCACAGGAGACGAGCATCGACGGCGAACTCACCGCCCGGGAGAACGTCCGGTTCGCCTGCGAGGCGTACGGCGTCTCCGCGGACGGCCGCAGCGAGCGCATCGAGGAGCTGCTGGACCTCGTGGACCTCGCGGACGTCGCGGACAAGCAGGCCAAGGACTTCTCCGGCGGGATGAAGAAGCGCCTCGACGTCGCGACCGCGCTCGTCCACGAGCCGCCCATCGTCTTCCTCGACGAGCCGACGACGGGGCTGGACCCGAAGGCGCGCAACCGCCTCTGGGAGTACTTCGAGCGCATCAACGAGCGCGGCACCACGGTCTTCCTGACGACCCAGTACCTCGAGGAGGCCGACCAGCTCTGCGACCGGCTCAGCGTCATCCGCGGCGGCGAAATCGTCGCCTCCGGCTCGCCGGACGAGCTGAAGCGCCGGATCGGCGGCGCCGTCCTCGACGTCGAGTTCGCGGACGCCGACGACGAGACGCTCGAACGCGCCCGCGAAGTCGCCGCCGACGCGGGCGTCTTCGAGGACGCGGACGTCGAGGTGACCGACGACGGGCTCAGCGTCCGGTCGGCGTCGGCCCGCCGCCACGGGACGGACCTGCTCGTCGCGCTGAACGACGCCGGCTTCTCCGTCACCGGGTTCAACGTCCGCGACCCGACGCTCGACGATGTCTTCCTCGCGATTACGGGCGAAGGACTCGACGAGGGCGAGGACGCCGCGGAGGCGGAGGTGGCCGAATGA
- a CDS encoding tyrosine-type recombinase/integrase: MSERAADAGRGHDAEDSIEYFLEDMAYHGKSERTREAYGRVLREFEAFLSETGTEPAAADRRDCLAWVHELRGDHADSTVATYASYLNRFYSYMTQVGEFDGNPMTLVTQEMDEAIDTDPTRREVSIAQMRSFVAGITHPLERAVVLTLLKTGLRVGELCNLDVRDLALDAPAVEAAYDLGTRAQLDGRPDTLFVDPDVSRGEVANGEERTASNKRKRATLVPVDAELKAALVRWLAIRPDTPSPAEPLFASTRDAWGKRLTPEMVRSFVREHAERAGWYRSGADAAENVTPHYFRHFFTTHLRDRTGDRGVVKYLRGDVADDIIDTYTHNWGDRVREVYLANVYSLT; this comes from the coding sequence ATGAGCGAGCGCGCCGCCGACGCGGGCCGTGGCCACGACGCCGAGGACTCCATCGAGTACTTCCTCGAGGACATGGCCTACCACGGGAAGTCCGAGCGCACGCGCGAGGCGTACGGCCGCGTCCTCCGGGAGTTCGAGGCGTTCCTCTCCGAGACGGGCACCGAGCCCGCTGCAGCCGACCGCCGGGACTGCCTTGCGTGGGTGCACGAACTCCGCGGCGACCACGCCGACAGCACGGTCGCGACGTACGCCTCCTACCTGAATCGGTTCTACAGCTACATGACCCAGGTCGGGGAGTTCGACGGCAATCCGATGACGCTGGTCACCCAGGAGATGGACGAGGCGATCGACACGGACCCGACTCGGCGCGAAGTGTCGATAGCCCAGATGCGGTCGTTCGTGGCGGGAATCACCCACCCGCTGGAGCGAGCGGTCGTCCTCACACTGCTGAAAACTGGACTACGCGTCGGCGAGCTCTGTAATCTCGACGTCCGCGACCTCGCGCTGGACGCGCCCGCCGTCGAGGCTGCCTACGACCTTGGGACGCGTGCACAACTGGACGGCCGGCCGGACACGCTGTTCGTCGATCCGGACGTGAGCCGCGGCGAGGTGGCGAACGGCGAGGAGCGGACCGCGTCGAACAAGCGCAAGCGCGCGACGCTCGTTCCCGTAGACGCGGAGTTGAAGGCCGCGCTCGTGCGCTGGCTGGCGATTCGGCCGGACACGCCGTCGCCGGCGGAGCCGCTGTTCGCGAGCACGCGGGACGCGTGGGGGAAGCGACTCACGCCGGAGATGGTGCGGTCGTTCGTCCGCGAGCACGCCGAACGCGCGGGCTGGTACCGAAGCGGTGCGGACGCCGCCGAGAACGTCACGCCCCACTACTTCCGGCACTTCTTCACGACGCACCTCCGGGACCGCACCGGCGACCGCGGCGTCGTGAAGTACCTCCGCGGGGACGTCGCCGACGACATCATCGACACGTACACGCACAACTGGGGGGACAGGGTGCGCGAGGTCTACCTCGCGAACGTGTACTCGTTGACGTGA
- a CDS encoding DUF5805 domain-containing protein: MAGDDRAVVKTYVPTEQKSRWSEHADELDMSQSEYLRTMVQAGRRGFLDDHEEGCSGDATPGGSDLEDRVLESVSEGAVVSWDELVAELSGDFEDRLDDAVQSLVEGGEIRHDPRQGGYVRREDR, translated from the coding sequence ATGGCTGGTGACGACCGCGCGGTCGTGAAGACGTACGTGCCGACCGAGCAGAAGTCCCGGTGGAGCGAGCACGCTGACGAACTCGACATGTCCCAGAGCGAGTACCTGCGGACGATGGTGCAGGCCGGGCGGCGGGGGTTCCTAGACGACCACGAGGAAGGTTGTTCTGGGGACGCTACCCCTGGGGGGAGCGACCTCGAAGACCGGGTCCTCGAATCGGTCTCGGAGGGGGCGGTCGTGTCGTGGGACGAACTCGTCGCGGAGCTCTCAGGCGACTTCGAGGACCGCCTCGACGACGCAGTGCAGTCGCTGGTCGAGGGCGGGGAGATTCGCCACGACCCACGGCAGGGCGGCTACGTCCGCCGGGAGGACCGATGA
- a CDS encoding MFS transporter: MALIRMTKYRTLLLATVGFNFSFLIWFSFAPFTEPMASEFGLSLAEIGLLASANIWLAPFGRALTGWLSDKFGAPSVFAIVLGYVGVFSIASAFAQSYGVFFVERLIVATAGITFVVGIQHVAEWFEEENLGLAEGIYAGIGNAGAAGGALILPRVFGTNWNGPLFSTNWRAAFFYTGVVSILLGVAYFTLGEAAKTEEKRQATKDSASFGGWVHTATRYGTLVLALAYVMTFGLELSMNGWLATYYREGFGTNNLVLASTFAATFSVAAGLLRPIGGYVSDRLARAERNILPFFTGHYREQWTFTAMSFVVVAMFGMTLAGLSGEVLLAVAAGFLVGMGCAFAEGAIFAQVPAMFPNSSGAVAGVVGGVGTIGGIVYPLVYSAQFLPNLHVGYAVVAASMVPILALTAWVFQPRIASVAHEAGFGSSTPSAVEAPGDD; encoded by the coding sequence ATGGCGCTGATACGGATGACGAAGTACCGGACGCTGTTACTCGCGACCGTCGGGTTCAACTTCTCGTTTCTCATCTGGTTCTCGTTCGCGCCGTTCACGGAGCCGATGGCCAGCGAGTTCGGGCTGTCGCTGGCGGAAATCGGGCTGCTCGCGAGCGCGAACATCTGGCTGGCGCCGTTCGGGCGCGCGCTGACCGGCTGGCTCTCGGACAAGTTCGGCGCGCCCTCGGTGTTCGCCATCGTGTTGGGGTACGTCGGCGTGTTCTCCATCGCGTCGGCGTTCGCGCAGTCCTACGGCGTGTTCTTCGTCGAACGGCTCATCGTCGCAACCGCGGGCATCACGTTCGTCGTCGGCATCCAGCACGTCGCGGAGTGGTTCGAGGAGGAGAACCTCGGGCTCGCGGAGGGCATCTACGCGGGCATCGGGAACGCCGGTGCTGCGGGCGGGGCGCTGATTCTCCCGCGCGTGTTCGGGACGAACTGGAACGGCCCGCTGTTCTCGACGAACTGGCGGGCGGCGTTCTTCTACACGGGCGTTGTCTCGATTCTGCTCGGCGTGGCGTACTTCACGCTCGGGGAGGCCGCCAAGACCGAGGAGAAGCGGCAGGCGACCAAGGACAGCGCGAGCTTCGGCGGCTGGGTGCACACCGCGACGCGGTACGGAACGCTCGTGCTCGCGCTCGCGTACGTGATGACGTTCGGCCTGGAGCTGTCGATGAACGGCTGGCTGGCGACCTACTACCGCGAGGGGTTCGGGACGAACAACCTCGTGCTCGCGAGCACGTTCGCGGCGACGTTCTCGGTGGCGGCCGGTCTGCTGCGCCCCATCGGCGGCTACGTCAGCGACCGGCTGGCGCGCGCCGAGCGCAACATCCTCCCGTTCTTCACGGGCCACTACCGCGAGCAGTGGACGTTCACCGCGATGTCGTTCGTCGTCGTCGCGATGTTCGGGATGACCCTCGCGGGGCTGTCCGGCGAGGTGTTGCTCGCGGTCGCCGCGGGCTTCCTCGTGGGGATGGGGTGTGCGTTCGCGGAGGGCGCCATCTTCGCGCAGGTGCCGGCGATGTTCCCGAACAGTTCGGGGGCGGTCGCGGGCGTCGTCGGCGGCGTCGGCACCATCGGCGGCATCGTCTACCCGCTGGTGTACTCCGCGCAGTTCCTGCCGAACCTCCACGTCGGCTACGCGGTGGTCGCGGCGTCGATGGTGCCCATCCTCGCGTTGACCGCGTGGGTGTTCCAGCCGAGAATCGCCAGCGTCGCCCACGAGGCGGGCTTCGGCAGTTCGACCCCGTCGGCCGTCGAAGCGCCGGGTGACGACTGA
- a CDS encoding molybdenum cofactor guanylyltransferase gives MRTGLVLAGGHSTRFGGADKAVARVDGAPLIRRVADRVAGVTDELVVNCRDDQRAAITEALDGLDYRLAVDPVPDEGPVAGLRTGLRVARGDAVAAVACDMPHADPALFERLFERADTAAVPRANGHLQPLHAVYGCHAARFACDRTLANGSRRLADALARLDPTVVDVADETTFTNVNTKDDLLRVRGTLAR, from the coding sequence ATGCGGACGGGGCTCGTGCTCGCGGGCGGCCACTCGACGCGGTTCGGGGGCGCGGACAAAGCCGTCGCGCGCGTGGACGGCGCGCCGCTGATTCGCCGGGTCGCCGACCGGGTCGCCGGCGTCACCGACGAACTCGTGGTGAACTGCCGGGACGACCAGCGAGCCGCGATTACCGAGGCCCTCGACGGCCTCGACTACCGGCTGGCGGTGGACCCGGTTCCCGACGAGGGGCCGGTCGCGGGGTTGCGGACCGGGCTCCGGGTGGCGCGCGGCGACGCGGTCGCCGCGGTCGCCTGCGACATGCCCCACGCGGATCCGGCGCTGTTCGAGCGGCTGTTCGAGCGCGCGGACACGGCCGCGGTGCCGCGCGCGAACGGTCACTTGCAGCCGCTGCACGCGGTCTACGGCTGCCACGCGGCGCGTTTCGCGTGCGACCGGACGCTCGCGAACGGGTCCCGGCGGCTGGCCGACGCGCTCGCGCGCCTCGACCCGACGGTGGTCGACGTCGCCGACGAGACGACGTTCACGAACGTCAACACGAAGGACGATTTACTGCGCGTTCGTGGCACACTCGCGAGGTAG